In a genomic window of Pseudoglutamicibacter albus:
- the hemE gene encoding uroporphyrinogen decarboxylase, with amino-acid sequence MTTVTLPSSHPLHRSTAEGGTADAPLIKRLRGESTDAAPSVWFMRQAGRSLPEYKKVRAGTDMLESCLIPDMVAEITCQPVRRHNVDAGIFFSDIMTPLKIAGIGVEIEPGVGPVLDSPIASEADIDALPALDDVYQEGLECIREAVRLTVDELGSTPLIGFAGAPFTVASYMIEGRPSRDHLKTRALMTAEPRLWAKLAEWVAHASGLFMRAQVEAGASSVQLFDSWAGSLSEATYREHAQPFSKISMQHVADLGTPRTHFALGSGHMLKAIEEVDATAVGLDHRISIPAALAQLNSTIAVQGNIDPAVLFSTEEVRFAEARRVVEEGRKAPGHVVNLGHGVPPTTDAQVLTDLVSYIHEL; translated from the coding sequence ATGACAACTGTGACTTTGCCTTCATCTCATCCTTTGCATCGCAGCACCGCTGAGGGCGGGACCGCGGATGCCCCACTTATCAAGCGTTTACGCGGCGAAAGCACGGATGCCGCCCCGAGTGTCTGGTTCATGCGTCAGGCTGGGCGTTCACTTCCTGAATATAAGAAGGTGCGAGCAGGCACGGACATGCTTGAGTCCTGCTTGATCCCGGATATGGTGGCCGAGATCACGTGCCAGCCGGTGCGGCGCCACAACGTTGATGCGGGTATTTTCTTCTCCGATATCATGACCCCGCTCAAAATCGCTGGGATCGGTGTGGAGATCGAGCCAGGTGTTGGCCCGGTCCTTGACTCCCCTATCGCCTCAGAGGCTGACATCGATGCGTTGCCGGCACTCGATGACGTGTATCAAGAGGGTCTGGAATGTATCCGCGAAGCGGTACGGCTCACGGTTGATGAACTCGGTTCGACCCCGCTCATCGGTTTCGCGGGCGCCCCCTTCACGGTTGCTTCCTACATGATCGAGGGCCGCCCGTCACGCGATCATCTCAAGACTCGTGCGCTCATGACCGCCGAGCCGCGCTTGTGGGCCAAGCTCGCTGAGTGGGTCGCTCACGCCTCGGGCCTTTTCATGCGCGCCCAGGTTGAGGCCGGCGCTTCCTCGGTTCAGCTGTTTGATTCGTGGGCCGGCTCACTTTCGGAAGCGACGTACCGCGAGCACGCACAGCCGTTCAGCAAAATCTCGATGCAGCACGTCGCGGACCTTGGAACCCCTCGCACGCATTTCGCACTGGGTTCCGGCCACATGCTCAAAGCCATCGAAGAAGTCGATGCGACCGCGGTGGGCCTGGATCACCGCATCTCGATCCCTGCCGCGCTCGCCCAGCTAAACTCAACCATCGCTGTCCAGGGCAACATCGACCCTGCGGTTCTGTTCTCCACTGAAGAGGTCCGTTTCGCTGAGGCTCGCCGTGTGGTTGAGGAAGGACGCAAGGCCCCAGGCCACGTTGTGAACCTCGGGCACGGTGTCCCACCGACAACGGATGCACAGGTTTTGACTGACCTGGTCTCATACATCCATGAGCTCTGA
- a CDS encoding alpha/beta fold hydrolase has protein sequence MTPLTPRPAKLLRRDDAAAWRGAVVSSVLYEVPLVHGTEHLAANSSTHSSGASLDAQSVTVRAREVRSIDADAEQRPWLVYLQGGPGFEALRPVNPSSGWLGELLPHFRVLLLDQRGTGGSSPISAATLNAIGSGEPEPQQITRQIEFLSHFRATDIVADAEAIRLAMGVDSWFTLGQSYGGFITMSYLSFAPDALAGSMITGGLGLIEGDPKRVYDATYARTAERQAEVFEAWPHAAAQLRDLYAEARRARDAGHPYRLANGHVVTELTIQRLGMLLGGNSRVQQLRFGLEDALSHGGISPVMLSLLGSQVDHARNPIYWLFQEAIYTSGPATRWAASRSQQQTHPQTLPSADVPQLIGEAALPEDFEQDPALQPLEQLAHALHEYSGWSPLYNYEQLANNTVPVAAAVYTPDIYVDRELSLETASRIRGINVWESADHHHDGLSDDPATVLGELRERIGR, from the coding sequence TTGACTCCTTTGACGCCTCGCCCCGCTAAGCTTCTTCGCCGTGATGATGCGGCTGCTTGGCGGGGCGCTGTCGTGTCTTCGGTTCTATACGAAGTACCGCTCGTCCACGGAACCGAGCACTTAGCTGCTAACTCGTCGACGCACAGCTCTGGAGCGTCACTCGATGCTCAGAGCGTGACGGTGCGGGCGCGTGAGGTTCGTTCAATCGATGCGGATGCGGAACAGCGGCCGTGGCTTGTTTATTTACAGGGCGGCCCAGGCTTCGAAGCTCTGCGTCCCGTTAATCCGTCCTCCGGCTGGCTTGGTGAGCTGCTACCGCACTTCCGCGTGTTGTTGCTGGATCAGCGCGGTACCGGCGGTTCCTCTCCGATCAGCGCTGCGACGCTGAATGCTATCGGTTCGGGCGAGCCTGAGCCGCAACAGATCACCCGACAGATCGAGTTCTTGTCTCACTTCCGGGCCACTGACATCGTTGCTGATGCTGAGGCGATCCGCCTGGCTATGGGTGTTGATTCTTGGTTCACGCTGGGCCAGTCCTACGGTGGCTTCATCACGATGAGCTACCTGAGCTTCGCCCCGGACGCGTTGGCTGGTTCGATGATCACCGGCGGGCTTGGGCTCATCGAAGGTGATCCGAAGCGGGTCTATGACGCAACATACGCTCGTACTGCTGAACGTCAGGCCGAGGTCTTCGAGGCTTGGCCGCATGCCGCAGCGCAGTTGAGAGATCTGTACGCTGAAGCGCGCCGCGCTCGCGATGCCGGGCATCCGTACCGCTTAGCTAACGGCCATGTCGTGACCGAACTGACTATCCAGCGGCTCGGGATGCTATTGGGCGGTAATTCGCGTGTTCAACAGTTGCGTTTCGGGCTAGAAGACGCCCTCTCGCATGGTGGCATCTCCCCTGTGATGCTCTCGCTTCTGGGTTCCCAGGTGGATCACGCACGCAACCCGATCTATTGGCTCTTCCAAGAAGCGATCTACACGTCCGGCCCTGCGACACGGTGGGCGGCTTCGCGTTCGCAACAGCAGACACACCCTCAAACGTTGCCTAGTGCCGATGTTCCGCAGCTGATCGGTGAGGCAGCGTTGCCTGAAGATTTCGAGCAAGACCCGGCTCTGCAGCCGCTTGAGCAACTCGCTCATGCGCTGCATGAATACAGCGGATGGAGCCCGCTCTACAATTACGAGCAACTGGCGAACAACACGGTTCCCGTCGCCGCCGCGGTCTATACCCCGGACATTTATGTGGACCGTGAGCTCTCGCTTGAAACGGCTTCCAGAATCCGCGGCATCAACGTGTGGGAATCAGCGGATCACCACCACGATGGCCTCTCCGACGACCCGGCAACAGTGCTCGGGGAGCTCAGAGAACGCATCGGCCGCTAG
- a CDS encoding glutamyl-tRNA reductase, whose translation MLIALRATHDRLGLDALERITRGADQLDTIIERLNEAHPEQPLSGWVTMATCNRLEIYLDADLFHEAVDIIALAVAEASGLSQSEVEDLLVADAGSLSAHHMFTVAAGLNSQVVGEGEINGQVRASFSEALAEGRTTSMLNDLFQGALRTAKNISHRTTIGAAGRSSVTVAIDQAEPTTGQLTGARVIVVGTGAMARIAASDLNRRGVARLDVLSGSGRAKNFAITHNAHPLSTDEMPAALAASSLVVACSGRGTAQILTQDVRDAMQLRELYNAEHASAKLGELVILDMSLTSDLEEEVRTIPGVRVLGLKDISADASNQEEIERAQEMINAGVGRFELRQQIRRLDPAVSALRRSVRAEIEREIEGVRNNHDEETVKVVERALGRVYKRLLHSPMMRAQELAREGEGQKFMSAVHTLFGVDLEQGGRVPNDPASIQARETLRDVADHDQDAPAHAMPLSEIRDAFVDYEETATVIEEELKEKR comes from the coding sequence ATGCTTATCGCCCTTCGCGCAACTCACGATCGCCTGGGGCTGGACGCCCTCGAACGCATCACGCGAGGAGCCGACCAGCTTGACACGATCATCGAACGCCTCAACGAGGCCCATCCTGAACAGCCGCTGTCCGGGTGGGTCACGATGGCCACATGCAACCGCCTAGAGATCTATCTTGACGCGGATCTCTTCCATGAGGCGGTCGATATCATCGCCCTGGCCGTCGCTGAGGCCTCAGGCTTGAGCCAGAGCGAAGTTGAGGACCTTTTGGTCGCTGACGCCGGCTCATTGTCGGCCCACCACATGTTCACGGTGGCGGCGGGGCTGAACTCCCAAGTAGTCGGCGAAGGCGAAATCAACGGGCAAGTGCGCGCGAGCTTTTCCGAGGCGCTGGCTGAAGGGCGCACAACCTCGATGCTCAACGACCTCTTCCAGGGTGCGCTACGTACCGCCAAAAACATTAGCCACCGCACGACGATCGGCGCGGCTGGCCGCTCATCCGTCACTGTTGCGATCGATCAGGCAGAACCTACGACCGGCCAGTTGACCGGCGCTCGGGTGATCGTGGTGGGAACAGGCGCGATGGCGCGCATCGCGGCCTCTGATCTGAACCGCCGCGGCGTAGCTCGTTTGGATGTGTTGTCTGGTTCTGGCCGTGCCAAGAACTTTGCGATAACCCACAACGCGCATCCGCTGTCCACCGATGAAATGCCTGCAGCACTCGCGGCATCTTCACTCGTGGTTGCTTGCTCTGGCCGCGGCACTGCACAGATCTTGACTCAGGATGTTCGCGACGCGATGCAGCTGCGCGAGCTATACAACGCCGAACACGCTTCAGCCAAGCTCGGCGAACTCGTGATCCTCGACATGTCTTTGACCTCTGACTTGGAAGAGGAAGTGCGCACGATCCCGGGCGTGCGGGTTCTAGGCCTCAAGGATATTTCGGCAGACGCCTCTAACCAGGAAGAGATCGAGCGCGCACAAGAGATGATCAACGCTGGGGTGGGCCGTTTCGAGTTGCGTCAGCAGATCCGTCGCCTCGACCCTGCGGTATCCGCCCTGCGGCGCTCGGTCCGCGCCGAGATCGAACGCGAGATCGAGGGGGTACGCAACAACCATGACGAGGAAACCGTCAAAGTTGTTGAACGTGCCCTGGGCCGCGTATATAAGCGGCTACTGCATTCGCCTATGATGCGCGCCCAAGAACTCGCGCGGGAAGGCGAGGGTCAAAAGTTCATGTCCGCTGTCCACACGCTCTTCGGTGTGGACCTCGAACAGGGCGGACGGGTACCTAACGACCCTGCCTCGATCCAGGCCCGCGAAACACTGCGCGATGTTGCCGATCACGACCAAGATGCACCAGCGCACGCGATGCCGTTATCCGAGATCCGTGACGCGTTCGTGGACTATGAAGAGACCGCGACCGTGATCGAAGAAGAACTCAAAGAGAAACGCTAA